Genomic window (Argopecten irradians isolate NY chromosome 2, Ai_NY, whole genome shotgun sequence):
agaaaaacatattatattacattagttaaattgtgaagaaaaagataaaataaaaatacatgtaatctgCACCTGATGCTCAGAGTAACCAGAGTTTCTTCTATCTCTAACACCACATAATAGACATTCTATAGTATGATATGTCACTTCACTTAGTCTGGCAATAGATCTAGAGTCATTGGAACCAGAATAATCTTGCTATGCAGATGGAAACTGGaatggtgattttatttttaattttaaacattttaagagATTCTATACCTGAACTTTATATATATGGACGGAATACCTGACCAGATTAAAAACGCCAATGCATCTGCAATAACTGAATATGATTattcatactgtattatgtttttCAGTCTCTAATATGTCCAAGCCTTTTGAAATGAgagtaatgtaaaaaaaaaaaatcaaatctgacatgaatatttcatcttcttttcaggatttttttcttaCCTGTAATGATCAATTATTGAATTATACTGCCAACCAGAAGTTTTATTGGAAGATTAGTGAATCTTTGAGAAATCTGCTAGATTGTATTACTGCAAAGGTAAGAGCAAACATATTTCTTAAGTTCAATTAATCAGTAATGGATCACAGGGACCTAGCACAAAAtctttaaccaacagtatacatatatacattatagtatcataaatagGTATACTCAGTCTGTTGGGTAAAAAAACAtccgtgccaggtccctgtgtcaagagttttttgggggggtttgGAAACTTATTttggataattttttttatatatataaaaaggtgTTTTCACCATTTCTTATATTCATTATCACACCTTGGAATTTATACCAAAAGTTTTATCTTTATTAGTCTAAGATCTATTTTTAAGTGTAACTTTCTAAGCTGTAGTGTATTCAATATgagcaagattttttttaaaaaggtatttaattacatacatataacatgtgtacacatgtatttatacttaGTTACTTAGAGTGTACCATACATTTCATTTGATGTTTGTACAACCAGGGACTGccattcaaatgattttatgattCTGGATGttttttacaatgtttgttttattgaaaacttacaggtacatcagtttggactacatgtatatggacaTCAGTGGGTGACAACCTTAGGAAGATAACCAAACTCCTGTTATGAAACTGAAACTCAGCCAGTTCATCACCATTTTCCAATCTGCATTATTAAAAATACCATACCTGTATCTGACTTTTGAGTTCTTTCTGATTTAATTCATACAGTTGTGAACTTTTACAAGTTActgtgttaaaaaaaaataaaacatgacagacacaatatatagatacatgcacatggatattctatacataaataatgcaaccaaaggccaaagatacaagatatatgaatgtgtctacaattctgacAAGTCACAACACACATGTGCATGTATAGATATAGGACACCTCATAATGTGTAATACAGTATTGCCCGTAAAAAGAGGTGTCTAAGGCCTGTGGTAGACgccatatataaatatatatatatatatctgcaaTATGATCaagacaacatacatgtacatgtatatgtttgtaaatacAGCAGTGTATCTATGAAATGGacaagacatatatatacggtGCAATGTCTAAAAACTAAATAAGACAtatcacagtacatgtatgtacatttgtatacatgtatatggggaTTTAGTGGATGGGGGCTCCTGTCTTATAAATTACAatggacatgtatatgtagtaatGTTGATACtgcaatatggtcaagacataaaatatacatgtatagacacttCAGTGTACACATATCTACAATATTGTCAAGACATAACACATAGATGtatagacactgcagtgtatctacaatatggactatacataaaacatacttgtatagatactgcagtgtatctacaatattgacagtacataaaacatacatgttaaGTGTATCTACAATCTAaataagacataaaacatacaatatacatttacatgtagatactgCTGTATGgtcaatacatatacatgtatgtagacactgcagtgtatctacaataaggtcaatgcataaaacatacatgtatagacactgcagtgtatatACAATAAGGTAAAGACATAACACATACTTGTTTGTAGACAacgtatacaatgtatctataATATGGTACATATAAAGACATAATACACAAGTATGTGTATTACATGGTGTCTACAATAATGGCAAAGTatatcacacatatacacacgAATATGCACGCtgcattttgtttgtaaatgcatgcatgtatatttgGGGGAAAGTGGGGGTTCCTAAGGCCATATAAACTTGTCTTTTTGGTTATGAAGCAATATAGGACCGGACATAGAACACACAGATAATAAATGATGAATagagatgggttttttttctatcaatatCAGATATGTACATGCAAATCATCGTGAGTGCatgtaaaagtaaaatacacaatttttGTCCATGAAAGCACACTTGTCTACTTGTCTTTTTCTCtgaattgatttattttgttgatggatattgatacttttgtgtGGATAAATTAAAGAAACTGACACTATATAAATGGATAAATAGTTGCCTTGTTAACTTAAAATTACTGCAGTATACGTATGTCTTGCATTGCATTTTTTCGCtgagtacatatatatttagacatCTTATCTAAACATCTTGATTTGGGAGAACACACGCATACCTATTTGTAAGCCGTCTTGCTACGATGACAAAGGAAAtgattgatatgaaataatgttataCTGGTGGTTGTTGGCGTTccaaaaaaatgaattgatctgagtatgaatataaatatttaatgttgtaaacagtaacatgtcaaacaaacaattttgcaacacaatacatttttttctatgtgTTATTCGACTGAAACCCATGGAAATGGTTCTATCAGCGCAAAACTGCATTTTTTCatagtttatattttggttgccatggtaacattttttacgcaaaaaaataataatttgatacTCATTCTGGCCACGTcctcttttgaaattaatatgaaaGTTAAAAGATTACTAAGCctgatatataaattaaactTTCTGTAGTTGAAGCAAGACAGGTAAAAcactaattttaacatttttcaaaaatcttcggttttaaatgttgttggttaccatggtaacattcaaaattaaattgaaattatggcattcaataaaattttcaacCCTTTGCAATAATATACTTGATGATCAGGTTGATAAATGGACATTTAAATAAGTTTCGTTATCTTAAGAGTGATAAATGTAggaaactttaacttttttgtCAGATTCCAAAATTtcggttgccatggtaacaaaattaatgtgaaaacattgattttcttacaaaatgtgaaaaaaattgtgatctaaagtttctaaatatatatgggtTGATTACCAAAATTGTTGATGCAAAAGggtgaaaaatcactttgaaagaaaatgtcGGATTTTCGGGAACTCTGCTAAAAAATtcttgggagttaaggggttaaaggatttgtgcagtcaaaaatgataatttcagtttatgctggaaatggctttattagcacgtgtagaaatcTCTCTGTACCGcacgcgaccggaataacccgTAAGCCGTCAATATCggggtcaaattttctgaccacccgattatgcatattttctagctctaaagcgtgtgacgtcacaatagtccgtggcttaaagctgtactataactgatgtgctatcacttatatcgacggtcacagggaaaagccgatcaacgattttttatgatgacttttgagtgaagttaatcgtacaataactttggcacgaatgtaaataactaaaagagtgcaACTCGATGTTttaaatactctaatttatgctctaatagcaggtatcttcgtgtaattatgaaagtaaatccgcacagaaataaaagtttcggatttttatTGTTGAGGAATTCAGCAACGAAttagctttaattagataatattttcctgtagtctgtatctttgatacattgtgaattgcaaagtttgtgactgtaacatgaaattttacgtaacaagtaaagaaatccttgattaaagcattgAGGATATGATGCTTTCACATACGTACACActgatgattgatcattacagacattgtgttgtgtgtttctaaccgaataaattgagataaatttattacaaaccgtaatacgtttcaacatgtggtagaaagaatttatttttgatattatgaaagatcaaaatattgaaatattcagcaaaacaaactttttttaagACAGTACGGTCacgttcaatttttaatcgatatacgaatagatacaccgatatagatatataattagccatgtctttggtttgatggttatgtaataccaggaccaggatgttgtttacctgtacacaacgccattcatcgaactcatctgtaattacctggccgcgggcaatttgctattcggtggactatatcgggtatttggtattgtcttactgtcaatcaggctaggacatccgttaattggattgtgatttgaattatggaaaccccgtacatcaaTGCTCTAGGTATTTTATTGtgacctccatttttaaaatgaagatgtaaaagcaaatggaaataaaatatccctgatcatacctaggaatatatattacacacacacacacacacatatatatatatatatgtcgtacacagataaaataataatggaagttgacttattcagaaacaaaaatggttctaagaactatttcaactaaaggtttaaccttaaaaaattattccagtcaagtactgtaataacgttatcgtggcatatagcaatcttccgtaaaTTCTAAGGAATAAGTAAGAATTCTAAGCATGTCTTTTCaaccgtttcgaatctacatgtatagtcatacaagaagggttacagcattaccaaactaaatatacttatttaaatatcactaagtatgtTCATATATCACACCATtaaaatctcggtatgatatacaaaaggatcgacaatgaataggCTATTTTTAAGGAttagtatattttttaaataatgatttttttttaaatctacacttatactgtatctaaaatcatatatcagaaatatcattgttgtatgtctgatttttagtaaacgttatggataaagttttaaaggcaacaatatagatatacatattattttcggtataagatcGGGGctcggcaccataaaactttctcagacagattttttacccAAGTCTAtgttaaatcatatacttgagtaaaaaatctgtctgagaatagttttatggtgccgtgtttgcatcgttatagcataagtttgaaataaaaaacacgcattatagatatattcatgcttatttttgtgattttactcgtaaaaagatagtgttacatgatactgttttttattacacagacatttacataatattaatattctatctaaatctcagtccagactgatccgaacatcattttgatatcgtttatctaatctaaagttagatatatacttttttgaatgtttgaaatggtgtaaatggaatgttttgaaactgaaaaaatatctacatcataaagctagaataaccatttactcgaaaaactcaaattgtagatctaacgtatacgtatatatgctgtataaatgtatagtactaggcttaccttgtgttgccgcggactactctgacatcacaagaccacgtgacggCCTAGCTCatttatctctgaaccgtagtcgatactacccgtaaatcacgaccaaaaccaaccgatagcactaaaagctaggcgattcgttgggtgggacttgatttttcattcatccaaagcaatatcctggcgtatcataaaaaaaaaattttggctgcacaaatcctttaatgcATCGTTATCGGCCGATATTCAGATAAAGTATGAGCGATCCATTGAGAGAAAGCGTGGTTAGTTACAGGAAGTGTGAACCGGAAATGACGTAGTACGCAAGTTgtcgtgtgtgaaatattcctATTTTTAGTACAAGCGAGTATAGCGAAGTTTCGGATGTAAGTACAGTTCGTATGCAAGTTATAACTAATTTTGTAGGTTAGgatgtgtttatttattacGTATAATACAAATGCTGGAAATTGTGTAAGCAACCTTTTCCAACAAGAATCCAGCAATAGAATAATCTCACATGGTTACTATAGTTTTCCAGCAACGCTCCAGCAAGGTTCCGTTACTTCGGGGTTGGGATTTCACTTCTGCTTTGGGAGTCAAGGTGTTACTACGTCTAGTGATGTTTCTCTGTGTAACTTTCCGCTAGGGATGTAAGAGGTGTTTCCTCGATCCCGATGCGGTTGTCTTgtcattgtattgtgtatgtgtacatgtgtacgtGTTAAATGTGGGGAATTTTCCAGtatttttataagatttttgTAACTAGGAAACTTAGATTATTCTGTCATAATTTGGGAATGGATTGTATACTGTAGTCAACTCTACTGTACTGACTATATAGAATCGTTTTGGGGAAACAATTATTATTCAGTGGtagatttttatatatatagaggtaTATTTTATCAGAAGTATTAGGGAattacttttacattttttagaTGCTGGAGATTGCTGGATTTATTGGTAGGAAATATTGTAATGTAACCATAGGATAGCTACTGTGAGAGTGTGTTGAGAAAGGAATAGATCTTCCgaatttatcattgtttattgtaatataatttcaaacataattaaattatttaactttatttaacTCTTGGTTGTATTTGATTAGGAATCATAGTCTCGGTGACAGTGATTATTTGGTATGAGAATCTTGAAACCTCATACCTATGTAACTGAAGTTTGTtataaattatacattgtacctaatgGTCCAAGGGTAGACAACTCCAGGAAACCTTGATACATGTTTGAAGACTGAAATGACTAATTGGTGCTGCAAATGCTGAGACGAAGAAGATCCCTGTGGAAGAAGATGCCTTACAAGAGACTATTATCACTTATTATAGATTTTAATGAGATAGTCCTTGACCATTAGTCGAGTCCTTTAATGGACATGGTATCAATCAGGTTGATACCCAACCTATGTAACGGTCAGACACGCTACCTGAATTATAGTGGTTTTGGTCATACCACTTGGCCGTtacaatatcaaattgtaaCATTATGCAAgcttttctattgttttagaTTCAGATATCTtgaaaagtttatatttattctTTGCAGGGAGAGGCAGTAAGGATGGCAAggaagttacctccccttgtgcAACGTGATGAGGTACTGGAGCTACAGGACCAGATGACTAGTATTCTGCCTGATGGATGTCGTGTGTGTCTGCATGATCGACCTTTCTGTCACCCTATATATGACATGGATGACTTACCACAAACTCAGTCAGGTATGACCCAGGAAGTTTCAACATCCTGAGAAATTGTGACTGAGAACTTGCAAATTCAACAGAAGAACAGAGCAACTTGAACTGATTACCgttaatttatacatattaatgTTAGCTTTGCTGATTGAGGATGTCAACAAAAATTGTGATACTACAAGAGATTTGTGTGACATTTTAAAGCCATTCTTTTGAATGAACATAAGGCTGtgaattattgaaaatttgatcAACAAAAATACGATTGCATGCCACTTATATTTACCCAATATCTCCTTTGAATCAAATTGGATGCTATCTCACTTTCATGTTGATAGCATAAATAAAGGACAGTGAACggttatgaaatatttgaataataaaaatagaaaaagaaacGTTAATTATGGCTCAGATTTGTTTTTCTAGCAATTACTGCCAGACTATTTCAGTGTATCAAGAGTAatatatctacagtaaaacacCTTTATAAcgaacatgcttacaacaaatGCATGGTTATAACATAGGGATTTTCTTGCCCTGTCAAGGTGTCAATGATAtgttgtaatatgtatataacgaactatacttataacaaagtgaatctgttcgttataaccatgttttactgtaattttagTGCTCAATGAGGATGTCTAGTAACGCTTATGTAATTTCAGTGGACCTGAAAGGCTTGAAATATGATACTATGGTATTTAAGTAAACATGAAGAAATCTATAATTTGATTTTGGGTATGTAGCATGTTGAAGTGAAGTGTTTTATGTTTGTTAAAACGATAGATCTTGAAGTTCATTTAAGATCAGACATAATATGCTAAAATCTGTATAAGCCATTCAAATACAGGATTACAAACAGAGTTTGTTCCAATAATTGTTCATTTGAGGTCACATAGGTCAAATagtttgaaatttcaaaacaacTTCACATTATTAGTAACAGCCCAAAAGCTTGGAATTAGACATGTAgcagggctatcaagtttgttcaaatgaatgaccttgacattctcAATCATACTAAAACCTTTTAAAACGATTTCGACAATGAAAATGAAGGCCTCTATTGACCCGATATTTTGTCTTTAGTTTGTTGGCATAAGGGCCTTCAGGTTTGATAAAATTGACTGTTTTTCATGCTCCACCTTACATATTGCAATGAACAAGAGACTTGGAAACCTTAGATATATTATAAGCATTGAGTACATGCACACATTGAGAGATAGCAAAGGTTGCACAAAAATGTGACATGTTGTTCATATCAAGAAATGAGGTTATCGTTAAAGCTCATGTGCCTCTTGTTATAAATAAGAGGTTTtaggttttattagtttaacatccaattaacagccatggtcatgtaaggacaagCCACGTTTGTTGGTGGAGGGAAGCCAGAGTACCAAGAGTAAAAAAACCAACCAGCAGTTAGTAAATGGCAACTTCCAACAAGGGATTCAAACTTATGACTCAGAGCTGGAGGGCTTGCGTCAAGACTTTTAGTAACCACCTGGCCACTGCAAACAGATCTTGTTTACAATATTAATAGCATGActgagtatacatgtatttgactttatgtatatgtgtatgccattcaaaacaaaattagaGTTTCAAGTGGATTTTTTTATTGAGACTGAaagataattttacattttcaaaacacATAGTTACTcatttttacagtataaaaacaatatattacacACATGGTCTAATACTTACATAGctttaacaaatatttacatatgatatattCTTCTTGTATAAAATAActttataacaaacaaattttcCAACCACACACACtctcattttcttttcaaatctTTTTACATATCCTTTCCTCTCCCAAATATATAACATCATTCCAGAGAATGCTATGAAGTCTTCATATtatttcagtacattttgttttgttttatggaTAGATTTccaaaattttgatattaagtTTCATTTTTAGACTTATAAATCCAAAACTGAGGTAAAACAGATAAAATGTATTCATTTCTTAATGATGCGTTCTCATTGTTAGATAGTATTATTGctatgtaattgtaattgtaatgcttgacatatacattattttgtattttagaaACCTACCggtaatgataataatatatatatgctataagATGAATGTACTTAACTAAAGATTTTGATCAAGATGGAATTTTCACTAATTAAATAGATTCACAAACAATAAAGACTTTACAGTTGATTAACAGTATTTTGTactgtcagtgaatcaaacaaATCTATTATGTACAAAATTTATGTATTAAGACTTAttcatcatttgtataattaattttgacCATTAGAGTATAGCCTATTTATAGACGAATAGAATCAGGTATAACAAAGACATGCAAGGACGGGgtcaatataataaattatctcTTATTATTAAAACtatatttgattttgtaaattCTATACATCATGCAAATATGTAAACAACAACCTCATTatcaaaaaaagaaaagaattctttttttttcaaaaatgtttgaacAACAGCAGTTTGAGTGTAGGTAAATACATTTAggtaatattcaattttatgcTATGTTAGTGCATGGAAATACCAATGAACTCCTTCCAAAAATAGATACATATGAATTCTAATTGCATCATAAAGATCCAACCTTTTTGAAACTAAAAAACATTACGTATGATATCTAAGCATAAAAATAgtgctgtttttgataaagtTGCTAACAGTAGCTTAAATGTTTGGGTTTGTTTTATGTCCTTTTGCCATACTGAGTGTCACTTAAGGATATGCCAAGTTTTCGAGGTGAAAGAAGAAAGTTGGGAGTACCTGGAGACAAACCACTGTCCTACTGTCAGTATCTGCCAACAGCTGCCCAATGTGTATTTCAAGCTTGATTGcacacccagaggtggagagtaaGTGGTTATACATGTAGGAATCTTTGATCACTGAGTCACAACAAGTTCTGTTAGATTGTTAAATCTGAAGTATTGGCAGATTATGAATACATGAGAGATCCAAATATGAGACAttacggtttttttttttctaaactgTTAAAAACTAGAATATCAAGAGTTCTCTTTATAAAGAGAATCCTTTATGTTGAACCATTCATTAAACATGCTTAACAATGATGAAAATTCACTGAAATCAGATTTAAAAGGCGATACGCTTTCCTCTGACTTCATTATAGATGTggatgaaaaataacaaatcaacAATAGTCTGGCATCCAGGAGGACATCTATCGAGTTGGTGCCCGTAGTTGGTCAATTTTTGTGTTTGTTCTACTGGCTGGGAAAGGTGTTGGGGCGTTGGAAGCTAGGTAAGGTGTACTATCAGGCATTCCCGGAGAAAAGGCTGAGAAATATTCAGCAGCAAACTGTACAACATCATCAGGCTTTCGGAGAAGAAGGAACTGGAGAAAATCTGCTAGTATATTCTTAAGTTCAGGATGATGACGCACATATGTTCCATGGTCAGCTTTCAACTCCTCCtgtgttaataaaacaaaataaaaatttaaataaatattttagtaattttgaacaatgaaagTGAATTGAAAATAGTTctattaattttaatgaaagactGAAATGCATGGTCTTGAAATTAACTTTCATtcaatcatttatttttcaataatgttttaaaGCATTTTTTCGATTATTCCAgacatttgaatttgaatggAACTTACCTTGCGGTCGAGAAACTTTGAGTAAAGCTGCATATCCTCATCCCATGTTAATGGTCGCTTTTCAAAAGTTGGCTTGGGTGGTTCCTCATCTGggagaaaatattttcatattacagtgTAACCTAAATAATGATCTAATAATCCAGATCCCTGCCTATTTCGGCTTAACTGTTTGGTATTTTCCTTCCTTATTATTGATAGTAATTTAAAAAGTCTAAATCCAGAAACCTGGTCATTAGTTTatcaatatctttttcacaTGGAAATTAAGTTGCAAAacagattttcaaatgtaagcaaataaaatagatttattttacaaagattCAGATATGCATTTTCGTATTCCATAAAACTGAAATGATTCAAGCTTACTGAAGAATATAGCGTATAATGTACCGTATTAAGCCAAACAAATGAAGCCTAGCTTGCCTAACAAAACTCCACTTTACTACGTTATATGACAGAATGAcagaaaaatacaatataaaatgatgCATATATAAAACTGACCTCTCATAATCAGGTTTGGTACTCTGGCTAGCTTCATTGTCACAGGAGAACCCACCTGTACCCGATTTGTTAAATGTCTAAAATAAGATGGGAAAGTTTCAATAGATATTGATGACAGTTACATGAAATGCTAATCAAACATTGATCTGCAGAAAATCTTATTTAATAGTGGTTTTACTATCATTTTGCACAAAATAaaaggatatacatgtacattataatacaactgaaatgaaaaatactttatatatataatttcattatttca
Coding sequences:
- the LOC138316491 gene encoding PMS1 protein homolog 1-like produces the protein MGEKESYMDKETGSSQADIVAMADFIPVYGVPDLAEVLELISTTEADSVSRCRPLKVLNYLQGEAVRMARKLPPLVQRDEVLELQDQMTSILPDGCRVCLHDRPFCHPIYDMDDLPQTQSGMTQEVSTS